The genomic DNA GTCGGTCAAACCAGTTCTACAAGTCTGATGAAGCAGTAGAACGGCGAATAAGGCAATTATGCCTTTTCTTTTGTTGCCTTCTCGTTCCCTTGTAAGCACCTTTATAGAATCCGTGACATTGCTGAGTTGACAAAAAGAATTGCATGGCAAGCAATCGCCTTCATCAATGGGTTGAATTGTTTCTTTAAGAATACCTAGGGCTAGAATGACGACTAGTATATTAAGTACAGAAACCATCAAGTATGTTATTAGAATTGATGTAGTGTCGATTAATACGCCACCTAGTAAAGAACCGAAACACATACCTATAAACTGCATAGCAGCTAAAAATCCTAACTTCTTTGTTCTTTTTTCGGCTCCAGTTATATCTGTTACATAACTGTTGGCGGCCATTGTAATCATAGCTGTTTTCCCGAAGCACCCATGAACCACAGATCCAATTAGAAAAGACGGCAAAGCACCACTAGTGGACATGTTCGCTCCCATGTAAAATAAGACAGCAAATATAGTTCCTGTACTAGGCATCACAAATGGTAGTTTACGGCCATATTTGTCACTCCATGCACCACAAAACATGCCTAGTACTAATGCTGGACAGTTTGTGAGGAGTTTGTGAAGTATCAAGTAAGTTGTTGCCTCTTTCTGGACTATATCTTCTATATCGCTATGTTTTTCTATGTGATGACATTTCTCATGGTAATCAGGGAACATCGAAGAACAAACGATCTGAGGTATATTTGGACGAAGAATTGCATCAAGAAGAGCATCACCAATGTTGTAAAGCAGAAAAATAATGTCTATTTTGCAGCCATCAAAACAACCACCTTGTGCTATGCATGATAGATACGAGACGGATGATGATATGTATTCTGTAAACATCCGCAGTCTTGTCCTCAAACTGTAGACCGGTTGTGTTGGCATTGTTATATTGATATCGTACTTTCAAAAGCTAACATAAAGTAATTTAATATCCAtctgtattatttttaacttatttcaatATGATATTACAAGAATCACTCCACAATGGCAAATGATACATTTTCCTTCTTTATcctatcttttaaaaaaagatttgaaactTTATCATCCAATCAAAGGTGTGCCCTTTAATATTTCCACTGTCAACAGTTCTTGAAGAAAATAGATAGTGAATAAAAACAGGATTGTGTTCTGTGACATCGATTGATTCTCATACCTTTTAAACCTACGTTAACCAATACTAAAACTGTTGACTACCAATTAACGGGTAGCCCTGCCTTTTATCACAAATATACTTGATATTTATGCTAAACATAAGCATGTACAAGCGTTTGCCATTTAAAATGAATTGTCACGTTCTCTTAGTAATTTACATCGctataaaatgtagaaaaatgtgtttgaagCGAGAAAGTCTGTTTATGCTTCAGTggttgaaattatttaaaattgatacttaagCCAGCTGATTATTGTTAAATAGCAACTATGAAGgaaggtaacaaaagaaaaacaatatttcatgaaatatatATGAACGTATGCATTAAAGTTACGTCAATTCATTATTATCAACATTCTACTGTTAATTGTTGTatgtaaattaattttagttttaaaaactcaattattatgttgtactattaGTATTAAAGAGAAGTCATACATTTCGAAATATAATAATTTCGAAATACCAATTGTTCCCTTATTGCATATTCAAAATTCATTACTTATTCTATTGTGTTTGTACACTATTAATATGTAATATTCTTTGCCCGGTATATATAATTTCGACATAGAAAATATTCTCTATCGTCAATTCATTGGTATCTAAAATGTTTCACCTCTGCTCGAACAAAAACTGAAAACGATATACCAATTCTGAATCATAAAAATTACTGATCCAACAACCCCCCCCCCGCAAGAACAAGAAcagcaattgaaaaaaatcagagaAAAGGAGGATAATTGTCAAAAGAAATTTGTACCTGAAGATCCGTATTCAGTATCTTATGGTAACTTTGTGAGTGATAATTACATATTTATTGAGTCAGTCCATTcatgttgatttgtttttaaatatttgtttttattgttttgttgttacaaTATATACTGTCCAAGGAAAGAACGACGTGCGCTCACGAacatattacatgtaattataaagttgagaatggaaatggggaatatgtgaAAGAGACAACTACCCAACCAAAGAGAAGACAACAGCCGGAGTCAGACAATGGGTCTATATATGGCTTGTTAAACGCAAGGAGCatgttgttttaattgttttaatactgtcgaagatgaatatcatgttattttacattgtcctgTTTATAATGATCTTAGACAAGTTCTTTTTACTGAGTCTCTTAAAATTGATGAacatttaaatagttttacagATTGTCAGAaaatggtatttttattttcgaaTCAAGATATTATAAGATTATCTGCCAAAACCtgtaattttattctttaacgACTCCGAGAAGttgtatattgtaaataataatgaaatacttttgttgtataattttaccattcaggtttaatatttattatctaCATAAACATATTCTTTTAAGTGATTATCGTCTCTCATAAATCTGTATTGGCTTATGTATAcaaagttatcaaagttaccaggattataatttagtacgccagacgcgcgtttcgtctacataagactcatcagtgacgctcatattaaaatatttataaagccaaacaagtaaaaattttaagagccccaaaattccaaaaagttatcttttataaatgtattgtgcaattttaaacataaggtgagacgtaaataaaataatgaattgtAAAAAGATGGGCTTAGGCTGCCAAGATTTTTTCGCTTCATGTTATTTACAGCGATTAGTTCtactttattaattgttataaaaaattctATGCCCCAAAATACGTTCATGTATCTTTAGTTGTTTCTTGAAAGttttagttgtctcattttgtGTTGATATCGTAAATAACGAAAAAGTTGCTttccaaaaaaagaaaaatcaaatcaaagaaagaaagaaagaaatggAAATGTGTTCCAAAATAGggtttaaaaatagttttaaaagtaatgaaataTGTTATGCTTATATCTATAATTGATGTTTTCTAAGAGTATCcaacagtttttaattttagtttagcATTTCGATCAAGAAAGCTCTTATGATTTCATTATGTTGTTACGAAGCTCCAAGTATATCAAAACAAAGGAATAAGAttataaaacacaaaagctGCAAACTTAGCGATTTGAATAAATGGCTTTACTCCATAACACGTTAACCATGACGGAATGTTAACATTGTCTTGTACAAAAGCGGCATGAAACTCTCAAAAATCAATGACATATagctgtgatttttttattatttatgcaGTGATGTGAGTTTGGTATAGAAATATCACGTGGCCTTCAAtttaacatacttttttttaattcaaactaGCTTTACACAGTCAATAAGCGGAAAAGGTTTGTAATATGTCATATAAAGTTGAATGATACAGTTTTAAGATATGTATATtcgatatatgtatataaatgatGAAGCGCAATACACGATCAGGACACAAGTCGAACAATCACATAGACAAACAGGGGATAAGGTTgagatttaaaactttataaaaattatttgaaaccaccatatgtctttgtatgtatATGTCCAAACCGGTCATATTGTCAGTGATGGTGTACTGTTAGTCATGTATAAATGTCGTAACGTATTTGTCGTTAGGAACATTCGTGTTGACGG from Mytilus trossulus isolate FHL-02 chromosome 8, PNRI_Mtr1.1.1.hap1, whole genome shotgun sequence includes the following:
- the LOC134681087 gene encoding proton-coupled folate transporter-like; this translates as MPTQPVYSLRTRLRMFTEYISSSVSYLSCIAQGGCFDGCKIDIIFLLYNIGDALLDAILRPNIPQIVCSSMFPDYHEKCHHIEKHSDIEDIVQKEATTYLILHKLLTNCPALVLGMFCGAWSDKYGRKLPFVMPSTGTIFAVLFYMGANMSTSGALPSFLIGSVVHGCFGKTAMITMAANSYVTDITGAEKRTKKLGFLAAMQFIGMCFGSLLGGVLIDTTSILITYLMVSVLNILVVILALGILKETIQPIDEGDCLPCNSFCQLSNVTDSIKVLTREREGNKRKGIIALFAVLLLHQTCRTGLTDVTLLYTERSPLSWPTSWFGYLSALDNASMGVVLLVFLPVFSNYLKLNDATISMIGMLCASIRFLILAWSEESWMVWVAVIVGSLAGIINSPVRSLLSKLVHENEIGKMFSILGTGETIAKFTAVIFTSIYGYTLNIFAGMPFVIAAILYTVMILLVLLMHVKFKSDRCEDFDSKPDMNGSAKHETPSDNTQEVRLEMNNIGNHSDESPNYQTNHANNHLNHLGNHSEHIGPHSK